From a region of the Tiliqua scincoides isolate rTilSci1 chromosome 4, rTilSci1.hap2, whole genome shotgun sequence genome:
- the ID4 gene encoding DNA-binding protein inhibitor ID-4, with amino-acid sequence MKAVSPVRHPSRKALPGGCCCGGGDLALRCLAEQGCCKGGPSEEPAALCLQCDMNDCYSRLRKLVPTIPPNKRVSKVEILQHVIDYILDLQLALETHPALLRQQQQPPPLHPAGYPAGPARTPLTALNADPAGAVNKQGDSILCR; translated from the exons ATGAAAGCGGTGAGTCCCGTGCGGCACCCCAGCAGGAAGGCGCTGCCTGGAGGCTGCTGTTGCGGCGGCGGCGACCTGGCTCTGCGCTGCCTGGCCGAGCAGGGCTGCTGCAAGGGGGGCCCGTCCGAGGAGCCGGCGGCGCTGTGCCTCCAGTGCGACATGAATGACTGTTACAGCCGCCTGCGGAAGCTGGTGCCCACCATCCCGCCCAACAAGCGGGTCAGCAAAGTGGAGATCCTGCAGCACGTCATCGACTACATCCTCGACCTGCAGCTGGCCCTCGAGACGCACCCGGCTCTGctccggcagcagcagcagccgcccccGCTGCACCCGGCGGGCTACCCCGCAGGGCCCGCCCGGACCCCGCTCACTGCGCTCAACGCCGACCCG GCTGGTGCTGTTAATAAGCAAGGGGACAGTATTCTGTGTCGCTGA